In a single window of the Zonotrichia leucophrys gambelii isolate GWCS_2022_RI chromosome 2, RI_Zleu_2.0, whole genome shotgun sequence genome:
- the CCDC166 gene encoding coiled-coil domain-containing protein 166: MASKTKKSKDEEPPQESSDTEDPIKERKLYLQGECRIISQHLDTYMARAEQVLQASKQLEKEAQRTEEQSQSYLSCGEKLSQDPPGMIITLSDHHRQELARIQAHKEELVPRYEGKEQEVRSVLEETEAEASRMDTELQQLEPYKQQKVQAEQRLKALERELRVTRIRCAEETHAVRSRFLQDKAECEQQFQRRMQQLTWGAQEVAMKALIQHVEEVKAENRLLRHELMGLLQHCQLLRDTRVRLQDQKEELLRENLCLQLMPARHRRDSLPSLPVRASH, encoded by the coding sequence ATGGCATCCAAAACAAAGAAGAGCAAGGATGAAGAGCCACCCCAGGAAAGCAGCGACACGGAGGACCCCATCAAGGAGAGGAAGCTGTACCTGCAGGGGGAATGCAGGATCATCTCACAACACCTGGACACCTACATGGCACGGGCGGAGCAGGTCCTGCAGGCCTCCaaacagctggagaaggaagcGCAGCGCACCGAGGAGCAGAGCCAGTCCTACCTGAGCTGCGGAGAAAAGCTCAGCCAGGACCCCCCGGGCATGATCATCACCCTGAGCGACCACCACCGCCAAGAGCTGGCCCGAATCCAGGCGCACAAGGAGGAGCTGGTGCCGCGCTACGAGGgcaaggagcaggaggtgcGGAGCGTCCTGGAGGAAACGGAGGCCGAGGCCTCGCGCATGGACacggagctgcagcagctggagccctaCAAGCAGCAGAAGGTGCAGGCGGAGCAGAGGCTGAAGGCGCTGGAGAGGGAGCTGCGGGTGACCAGGATCCGCTGCGCCGAGGAGACGCAcgctgtgaggagcaggttccTGCAGGACAAGGCCGAGTGCGAGCAGCAGTTCCAGCGCAGGATGCAGCAGCTCACCTGGGGCGCGCAGGAGGTGGCCATGAAGGCCCTGATCCAGCACGTGGAGGAGGTGAAGGCCGAGAACAGGCTCCTGCGCCACGAGCTGatggggctcctgcagcactgccagctgctcagggacaccagggtcCGGCTGCAGGACCagaaggaggagctgctccgGGAGAACCTGTGTCTCCAGCTCATGCCAGCACGGCACCGCAGGGACAGCCTGCCCTCCTTGCCAGTCAGGGCCAGCCACTGA